The following coding sequences lie in one Hippopotamus amphibius kiboko isolate mHipAmp2 chromosome 17, mHipAmp2.hap2, whole genome shotgun sequence genomic window:
- the LOC130840114 gene encoding keratin-associated protein 4-7-like, giving the protein MVSSCCGSVCSDQSCGQDLCQETCCHPSSCQTSCCRTTCCRPRCCISSCCRPQGCQSVCCQPTCCRPRCCISSCCRPQGCQSVCCQPTCCHPRCCISSCHHPSWNSSSCCHPSCYGSRSCGSSCCLRPVCGRVSCHTTCYRPTCVISTCPRPVCCPSSCC; this is encoded by the coding sequence ATGGTCAGCTCCTGTTGTGGCTCTGTCTGCTCTGACCAGAGCTGTGGCCAAGACCTCTGCCAGGAGACCTGCTGCCACCCCAGCAGCTGCCAGACCTCCTGCTGCAGGACCACCTGCTGCCGCCCCAGATGCTGCATCTCTAGCTGCTGCAGGCCCCAGGGCTGCCAGTCTGTGTGCTGTCAGCCCACCTGCTGCCGCCCCAGATGCTGCATCTCTAGCTGCTGCAGGCCCCAGGGCTGCCAGTCTGTGTGCTGCCAGCCCACTTGCTGCCACCCCAGATGCTGCATCTCCAGTTGCCACCACCCTTCCTGGAACAGCTCCAGCtgctgccacccctcttgctatGGCTCCCGCTCCTGTGGCTCCAGCTGCTGCCTGCGCCCAGTCTGTGGCCGGGTCTCCTGCCACACCACTTGCTATCGCCCCACCTGTGTCATCTCCACCTGCCCCCGCCCCGTGTGCTGCCCTTCTTCCTGCTGCTGA
- the LOC130840113 gene encoding keratin-associated protein 4-11-like isoform X1 has translation MVNSCCGSLCSDQSCGQDFCQETCCHPSSCQTSCCRTTCCCPRCCISSCHHPSWNSSSCCHPSCYGSRSYLCQETCCHPSSCQTSCCRTTCCRPRCCISSCCRPQGCQSVCCQPTCCRPRCCISSCCRPQGCQSVCCQPTCCHPRCCISSCHHPSWNSSSCCHPSCYGSRSCGSSCCLRPVCGRVSCHTTCYRPTCVISTCPRPVCCPSSCC, from the exons ATGGTCAACTCCTGTTGTGGATCACTTTGCTCTGACCAGAGCTGTGGCCAAGACTTCTGCCAGGAGACCTGCTGCCACCCCAGCAGCTGCCAGACCTCCTGCTGCAGGACCACCTGCTGCTGCCCCAGATGCTGCATCTCCAGTTGCCACCACCCTTCCTGGAACAGCTCCAGCtgctgccacccctcttgctatGGCTCCCGCTCCT ACCTCTGCCAGGAGACCTGCTGCCACCCCAGCAGCTGCCAGACCTCCTGCTGCAGGACCACCTGCTGCCGCCCCAGATGCTGCATCTCTAGCTGCTGCAGGCCCCAGGGCTGCCAGTCTGTGTGCTGTCAGCCCACCTGCTGCCGCCCCAGATGCTGCATCTCTAGCTGCTGCAGGCCCCAGGGCTGCCAGTCTGTGTGCTGCCAGCCCACTTGCTGCCACCCCAGATGCTGCATCTCCAGTTGCCACCACCCTTCCTGGAACAGCTCCAGCtgctgccacccctcttgctatGGCTCCCGCTCCTGTGGCTCCAGCTGCTGCCTGCGCCCAGTCTGTGGCCGGGTCTCCTGCCACACCACTTGCTATCGCCCCACCTGTGTCATCTCCACCTGCCCCCGCCCCGTGTGCTGCCCTTCTTCCTGCTGCTGA
- the LOC130839578 gene encoding keratin-associated protein 4-8-like, which translates to MWLCTSEEQDPAPHTRTQTPVVHPQQEAYASHRNNLPTRTDNRMKKNSHPEPPVSDTKVSSCCGSVCSDQSCGQDLCQETCCHPTCCQTTCCRTTCSRPSCGGSSCCRPQCCQSVCCQPTCCHRRCCISSCCCPSCHISSCCHPSCCCPSFSGSSCCRPRCCISSCCRPQCCQSLCCQPTCCRPRCCISSCCRPSCHSSSCCHPSSYGSRSCGFSCCLRPVCGRVSCHTACYSPTCVISTCPRPMCCPSDCC; encoded by the exons atGTGGCTCTGCACATCAGAAgaacaagatccagctccacacacaagaacacagacaCCAGTCGTCCATCCCCAACAGGAGGCCTACGCAAGCCACCGGAACAACCTCCCCACAAGAACAGACAACCGAATGAAGAAGAACT CTCACCCAGAACCTCCAGTTTCTGACACCAAGGTCAGCTCCTGTTGTGGCTCAGTCTGCTCTGACCAGAGCTGTGGACAAGACCTCTGCCAGGAGACCTGCTGCCACCCCACCTGTTGCCAGACCACCTGCTGCAGGACCACTTGCAGCCGCCCTAGCTGTGGTGGCTCCAGCTGCTGCAGGCCCCAGTGCTGCCAGTCTGTGTGCTGCCAACCCACCTGCTGTCACCGCAGATGCTGTATCTCCAGCTGCTGCTGTCCTTCCTGCCACATTTCTAGTTGTTGCCACCCCAGCTGCTGTTGCCCCTCTTTCTCTGGCTCCAGCTGCTGCCGCCCCAGATGCTGCAtctcaagctgctgcaggcccCAATGCTGCCAGTCTCTGTGCTGCCAACCCACCTGCTGCCGCCCCAGATGCTGCATTTCTAGTTGCTGCCGCCCTTCCTGCCACAGCTCCAGCTGCTGCCACCCCTCTTCCTATGGCTCCCGCTCCTGTGGCTTCAGCTGCTGCCTGCGCCCAGTCTGTGGCCGGGTCTCCTGCCACACTGCTTGCTATAGCCCCACCTGTGTCATCTCCACCTGCCCCCGCCCCATGTGCTGCCCTTCTGACTGCTGCTGA
- the LOC130840527 gene encoding keratin-associated protein 9-7-like isoform X2, with protein sequence MTHSCFSPCCQPTCCETACYKPTCVTTSCQPTCSQSSCYQPCCPPTCCQTTCCRTTCCKPTCVTTCCQPTCCGKPCCQPTCCGSSRYGQSCSGSSCCQPACCARVYCHRTCYHPTCYCLPGGHPQSCGSSCLKPCCHPACCRTTCCHPSCVSSCCQPPCC encoded by the exons ATGACCCACTCGTGCTTCTCCCCATGCTGCCAGCCCACCTGCTGTGA GACTGCCTGCTACAAACCTACTTGTGTGACCACCAGCTGCCAGCCCACCTGCTCTCAGTCCAGTTGCTACCAGCCCTGCTGCCCCCCAACTTGCTGTCAAACCACCTGCTGCAGGACCACCTGCTGCAAGCCTACTTGTGTGACCACCTGCTGTCAGCCCACCTGCTGTGG CAAACCCTGCTGCCAGCCCACCTGCTGTGGGTCCAGCAGATATGGACAAAGCTGCAGTGGGTCTAGCTGCTGCCAGCCAGCCTGCTGTGCACGTGTGTACTGCCACAGAACCTGCTACCACCCCACGTGCTACTGCCTGCCTGGGGGCCACCCCCAGAGCTGTGGATCCAGCTGCCTCAAGCCTTGCTGCCACCCTGCCTGCTGTCGGACCACCTGCTGCCACCCCAGCTGTGTGTCCAGCTGctgccagcctccctgctgctga
- the LOC130840527 gene encoding keratin-associated protein 9-7-like isoform X1, whose product MTHSCFSPCCQPTCCESSCCQPCCPPTCCQNTRCRTACYKPTCVTTSCQPTCSQSSCYQPCCPPTCCQTTCCRTTCCKPTCVTTCCQPTCCGSSSYAQGCSGSSCCQPCCPPACCARVYCHRTCYHPTCYCLPGGQAQSCGSSCCQPCCPPTCCQTTCYRTTCCKPTGVTTCRSKPCCQPTCCESSCCQPCCPPTYCRNTCCRTICYKPTGVTTCRSKPCCQPTCCGSSRYGQSCSGSSCCQPACCARVYCHRTCYHPTCYCLPGGHPQSCGSSCLKPCCHPACCRTTCCHPSCVSSCCQPPCC is encoded by the coding sequence ATGACCCACTCGTGCTTCTCCCCATGCTGCCAGCCCACCTGCTGTGAGTCCAGCTGCTGCCAGCCCTGCTGCCCCCCAACTTGCTGTCAAAACACTCGCTGCAGGACTGCCTGCTACAAACCTACTTGTGTGACCACCAGCTGCCAGCCCACCTGCTCTCAGTCCAGTTGCTACCAGCCCTGCTGCCCCCCAACTTGCTGTCAAACCACCTGCTGCAGGACCACCTGCTGCAAGCCTACTTGTGTGACCACCTGCTGTCAGCCCACCTGCTGTGGGTCTAGCAGCTATGCACAAGGCTGCAGTGGGTCCAGCTGCTGCCAGCCTTGCTGCCCGCCAGCTTGCTGTGCACGCGTGTACTGCCACAGAACCTGCTACCACCCCACGTGCTACTGCCTGCCTGGGGGCCAAGCCCAGAGCTGTGGGTCCAGCTGCTGCCAGCCCTGCTGCCCCCCAACTTGCTGTCAAACCACCTGCTACAGGACCACCTGCTGCAAACCTACCGGTGTGACCACCTGCCGCAGCAAACCCTGCTGCCAGCCCACCTGCTGTGAGTCTAGCTGCTGCCAGCCCTGCTGCCCCCCAACTTACTGTCGAAACACCTGCTGCAGGACCATCTGCTACAAACCTACTGGTGTGACCACCTGCCGCAGCAAACCCTGCTGCCAGCCCACCTGCTGTGGGTCCAGCAGATATGGACAAAGCTGCAGTGGGTCTAGCTGCTGCCAGCCAGCCTGCTGTGCACGTGTGTACTGCCACAGAACCTGCTACCACCCCACGTGCTACTGCCTGCCTGGGGGCCACCCCCAGAGCTGTGGATCCAGCTGCCTCAAGCCTTGCTGCCACCCTGCCTGCTGTCGGACCACCTGCTGCCACCCCAGCTGTGTGTCCAGCTGctgccagcctccctgctgctga